The window AGTAATAGCTAAGTTCGAAAATTTAAAAATTCCCGTTATATCAGTAAGAGCCAACCAAAAAGGCTTTGCAGCCGTTAGCTGCAAAGCCTTTTTTAATCTTCATCCTCTTCAGCTTCGAGAACTTCTGCCCGGACTTTTGTAATCCGGCGGTCGTTCATATCCTCGACCGTAAACAGAACATTTCCATGCTGAACTGTATGCTGCTCTAGCTCACTTGGAATATAACCAAGATGTCCAATGATGAAACCACTCAGCGTATCGTACTCCTGAATTGGCAAGTCAATCTTAAGCAGATTTTCCACTTCATACAAATTGGTTGTACCGTCAATCATGTATGTCCGTTCATCAATCATCTTAATTTCTTCTTCTTCATTGCCAGGCTCATCATATTCGTCAAAAATGTTCCCGACAATTTCTTCAATGACATCCTCAATTGTAACAATGCCATCTGTACCGCCATATTCGTCAATCGCGATTGCCATATGGACATTGTTTGTTTGCATGTCCCTAAAAAGATGATCGATGCGCTGGGATTCCAGGACATAGAACGGATCCCTCAACAGATTCTTCATGTTGAAGGCATCTTCCCCTCTGTTTTCAACAAACTGAATCAAATCCTTTGCATGGAGAATCCCGACAATGTTATCAATATGCTCCTCGTAAACCGGAAAACGGGTGTATCCTTCTTCATTCACAACACGGACTGTTTCTAACAGAGTAGAGTCAATCGGCAATGCGACGATATTTGTTCTATGCGTCATGATATCTGAAACTGTCTTGTTATCCAACTCAAAAATATTATTAATCATGACACGTTCTTCTTCCTGGATGGTTCCTTTTTCCTTACCGACATCAACCATCATCCGGATTTCTTCCTCTGTCACATTCTCTTCCTCGGCATTTGGATCAATTCCAAACACACGGACAACACTGTTCATCGATAGAGTCAGAAATTTAACAAACGGCTTGGTCACCTTTGATAGAACCGTCAACGGAGTTACCGCAAAAAATGCTATAGGTTCAGCTTTTTGCATTGCAATCTGCTTTGGTACAAGTTCACCCAGGACGAGGGTAAAATAAGAAATAACAAGCGTAATAACGACGAGGGATAAGGATTCTAGAACACCCCGGTCAAACGGGACTCCTACTTCATAAAGCCAGGCAGCAAGCCTGCCAGCAAAACTTTGTCCGGCGAAAGCACTCGCCATGAATCCTGCAAGGGTAATCCCTATTTGAATCGTTGCTAGGAATCGACTCGGCTGAGACAATAATTTTTCCAGTGCTTTTGCCTTTTTATTTCCGCCTTCAGCCATAATTTTAATCTTATTATCATTCAAGGAGATGAGTGCAATTTCGGATGCTGCAAAAAATGCATTCAGAATGATAAGTATAACTAGCACCAGTATTTCCGTTAACAACAAAGACCAGCTCCCAAGTATGGAAAGTAACCAGGCTTCAGAAATGAAGCCTTTTCTTATCAGTTATCGTATGTTATTCCATTATTATGCAGGATAACCCCTCCCACCAATGGAAGGTTCACTTTTATATTGTATCGTATTTTCTATGAATAGTCTTGTCAAACAATAATAATCACTCTACTATCGCTGTACCTCTTTGGCATTTCCTACCTTAAAAACGGATTTTCTTTCCCTTTTGAAGCTAGGTATAAATCGCTTTTTATAAATCATCGCTATCAGATTTAACAGCTTTTGCGGCAGTTTTTTGGGAAACCAGCCATGTTTATACAGGAAAGAATGGGCCATTTTCAAGTCTTCCCATTGTTTACACTGCTTGGTCTGTCGAAACCGCGCCACATCGATTATCTTTATTTTTCCGCTAAAGGTTATAAAAATATTCTTTAAATGGATATCTGAAGGGTTAAGCCCGCGCTGCCGGGCCTGGGAAAGTGCATAAT is drawn from Bacillus sp. FJAT-18017 and contains these coding sequences:
- a CDS encoding hemolysin family protein; protein product: MLTEILVLVILIILNAFFAASEIALISLNDNKIKIMAEGGNKKAKALEKLLSQPSRFLATIQIGITLAGFMASAFAGQSFAGRLAAWLYEVGVPFDRGVLESLSLVVITLVISYFTLVLGELVPKQIAMQKAEPIAFFAVTPLTVLSKVTKPFVKFLTLSMNSVVRVFGIDPNAEEENVTEEEIRMMVDVGKEKGTIQEEERVMINNIFELDNKTVSDIMTHRTNIVALPIDSTLLETVRVVNEEGYTRFPVYEEHIDNIVGILHAKDLIQFVENRGEDAFNMKNLLRDPFYVLESQRIDHLFRDMQTNNVHMAIAIDEYGGTDGIVTIEDVIEEIVGNIFDEYDEPGNEEEEIKMIDERTYMIDGTTNLYEVENLLKIDLPIQEYDTLSGFIIGHLGYIPSELEQHTVQHGNVLFTVEDMNDRRITKVRAEVLEAEEDED